In the Drosophila gunungcola strain Sukarami unplaced genomic scaffold, Dgunungcola_SK_2 000001F, whole genome shotgun sequence genome, one interval contains:
- the LOC128261880 gene encoding uncharacterized protein LOC128261880 isoform X1 has protein sequence MAEKVEQAQASLNGQQNDPRKVRKSPEFQPMMPGVISRERSFVRTSNQQNINKRRSLAFNVPGNQTGQMRGKPAMDIYRPPNVRGELAAPVGGGDGDGGDGASGANGNRLNVNAQEFTMTSSSGAPGEALSNRSSLIFPPTNGSGVVPAMGQYGNVNRRQAGLSLGSMPGLKANQHRSILVTHPISASSLGGQLPLMNSPSSGNILHTTNRVKFAPEPRGHKVANHNQFGQLNNNNYGQPYQANLNGIDPYMNGNSLQRSKSLSSADALTRGMAGLGLGLGNEVADIGQFTPEIQALIETALEDPNKLNSRCLMELTSQFIKRAVESRRFALPISRLCLNIIAREQKETFLEALLNTCRQWYQEREKLLFAIQGMKSPSRVRFTAFMAFLTEMFCQLKRRQLQLRTHHEGTPPPLVLLSLLSKCCEDCVRPPIRSLSEIECLFYVLTCIGQDMEQQLPQQLELLMGLVRDAFLNAGESAASIRRTLLQLIELKASHWQLPGNTVLYYTHTNN, from the exons ATGGCCGAGAAAGTCGAACAAGCCCAGGCCAGTCTGAATGGCCAACAGAATGATCCCCGAAAGGTGCGCAAGTCACCTGAATTTCAGCCCATGATGCCCGGCGTTATCTCCCGGGAACGCAGCTTTGTGCGCACCTCGAATCAACAG AATATCAACAAACGGCGAAGTCTGGCTTTCAATGTACCTGGCAATCAGACGGGACAGATGAGGGGCAAACCCGCCATGGATATATACAGGCCGCCAA ATGTGCGCGGAGAGCTGGCCGCTCCAGTcggtggtggtgatggtgatggtggtgatggtgcAAGTGGTGCCAATGGCAACAGGCTGAACGTCAATGCCCAGGAGTTCACAATGACCAGCAGCTCCGGGGCACCGGGCGAGGCACTCAGCAATCG TTCGTCGCTGATCTTTCCGCCCACCAATGGATCCGGAGTTGTTCCGGCTATGGGTCAGTACGGAAACGTGAACCGCCGCCAGGCCGGACTCTCGCTCGGCAGCATGCCGGGACTGAAGGCCAACCAGCATCGCTCGATCTTGGTGACGCATCCAATCAGTGCCAGTTCCCTCGGCGGTCAGCTGCCGCTCATGAACTCGCCCTCCAGTGGCAATATACTGCAT ACAACAAACCGTGTGAAGTTTGCTCCCGAGCCAAGAGGTCACAAAGTGGCCAACCATAATCAGTTTGGCCAgctcaacaacaacaactatgGACAGCCCTACCAAGCAAATCTGAATGGAATCGATCCGTACATGAATGGAAATTCGCTGCAACGCTCCAAATCTTTGTCGTCGGCGGATGCCCTAACTAGGGGCATGGCCGGATTGGGCCTGGGTTTGGGCAACGAGGTGGCCGACATTGGACAGTTCACGCCAGAGATCCAGGCGCTGATTGAGACGGCTCTGGAGGATCCGAACAAACTGAACTCGCGCTGCCTGATGGAACTCACTTCGCAGTTCATCAAGCGAGCGGTGGAGAGTCGCCGCTTCGCCCTGCCAATCTCGCGGCTGTGTCTGAACATCATCGCCCGGGAACAGAAGGAGACGTTTCTGGAGGCACTCCTCAACACCTGCCGCCAGTGGTACCAGGAGCGCGAAAAG CTGCTATTTGCCATCCAGGGAATGAAGTCGCCATCCCGGGTGCGTTTCACCGCCTTCATGGCCTTCCTCACGGAGATGTTTTGCCAACTGAAACGCCGGCAGCTGCAACTGCGCACCCACCACGAGGGCACTCCTCCGCCATTGGTCCTGCTTAGCCTGCTGTCCAAGTGCTGCGAGGACTGCGTGCGCCCACCCATAAGATCTCTCTCAGAG ATTGAGTGCCTGTTCTATGTGCTTACCTGCATTGGCCAGGACatggagcagcagctgccacAGCAGCTGGAGTTGCTCATGGGTCTCGTGCGCGATGCCTTCCTCAATGCCGGAGAATCGGCGGCCTCCATTCGGCGCACCCTTCTCCAGCTCATCGAGCTCAAGGCCTCCCACTGGCAGCTGCCCGGCAACACGGTCCTCTACTACACCCACACTAACAATTAG
- the LOC128261880 gene encoding uncharacterized protein LOC128261880 isoform X2 produces MAEKVEQAQASLNGQQNDPRKVRKSPEFQPMMPGVISRERSFVRTSNQQNINKRRSLAFNVPGNQTGQMRGKPAMDIYRPPKLNYSIQHSSSSSLIFPPTNGSGVVPAMGQYGNVNRRQAGLSLGSMPGLKANQHRSILVTHPISASSLGGQLPLMNSPSSGNILHTTNRVKFAPEPRGHKVANHNQFGQLNNNNYGQPYQANLNGIDPYMNGNSLQRSKSLSSADALTRGMAGLGLGLGNEVADIGQFTPEIQALIETALEDPNKLNSRCLMELTSQFIKRAVESRRFALPISRLCLNIIAREQKETFLEALLNTCRQWYQEREKLLFAIQGMKSPSRVRFTAFMAFLTEMFCQLKRRQLQLRTHHEGTPPPLVLLSLLSKCCEDCVRPPIRSLSEIECLFYVLTCIGQDMEQQLPQQLELLMGLVRDAFLNAGESAASIRRTLLQLIELKASHWQLPGNTVLYYTHTNN; encoded by the exons ATGGCCGAGAAAGTCGAACAAGCCCAGGCCAGTCTGAATGGCCAACAGAATGATCCCCGAAAGGTGCGCAAGTCACCTGAATTTCAGCCCATGATGCCCGGCGTTATCTCCCGGGAACGCAGCTTTGTGCGCACCTCGAATCAACAG AATATCAACAAACGGCGAAGTCTGGCTTTCAATGTACCTGGCAATCAGACGGGACAGATGAGGGGCAAACCCGCCATGGATATATACAGGCCGCCAA AGCTAAACTACAGTATACAACATTCTTCCAGTTCGTCGCTGATCTTTCCGCCCACCAATGGATCCGGAGTTGTTCCGGCTATGGGTCAGTACGGAAACGTGAACCGCCGCCAGGCCGGACTCTCGCTCGGCAGCATGCCGGGACTGAAGGCCAACCAGCATCGCTCGATCTTGGTGACGCATCCAATCAGTGCCAGTTCCCTCGGCGGTCAGCTGCCGCTCATGAACTCGCCCTCCAGTGGCAATATACTGCAT ACAACAAACCGTGTGAAGTTTGCTCCCGAGCCAAGAGGTCACAAAGTGGCCAACCATAATCAGTTTGGCCAgctcaacaacaacaactatgGACAGCCCTACCAAGCAAATCTGAATGGAATCGATCCGTACATGAATGGAAATTCGCTGCAACGCTCCAAATCTTTGTCGTCGGCGGATGCCCTAACTAGGGGCATGGCCGGATTGGGCCTGGGTTTGGGCAACGAGGTGGCCGACATTGGACAGTTCACGCCAGAGATCCAGGCGCTGATTGAGACGGCTCTGGAGGATCCGAACAAACTGAACTCGCGCTGCCTGATGGAACTCACTTCGCAGTTCATCAAGCGAGCGGTGGAGAGTCGCCGCTTCGCCCTGCCAATCTCGCGGCTGTGTCTGAACATCATCGCCCGGGAACAGAAGGAGACGTTTCTGGAGGCACTCCTCAACACCTGCCGCCAGTGGTACCAGGAGCGCGAAAAG CTGCTATTTGCCATCCAGGGAATGAAGTCGCCATCCCGGGTGCGTTTCACCGCCTTCATGGCCTTCCTCACGGAGATGTTTTGCCAACTGAAACGCCGGCAGCTGCAACTGCGCACCCACCACGAGGGCACTCCTCCGCCATTGGTCCTGCTTAGCCTGCTGTCCAAGTGCTGCGAGGACTGCGTGCGCCCACCCATAAGATCTCTCTCAGAG ATTGAGTGCCTGTTCTATGTGCTTACCTGCATTGGCCAGGACatggagcagcagctgccacAGCAGCTGGAGTTGCTCATGGGTCTCGTGCGCGATGCCTTCCTCAATGCCGGAGAATCGGCGGCCTCCATTCGGCGCACCCTTCTCCAGCTCATCGAGCTCAAGGCCTCCCACTGGCAGCTGCCCGGCAACACGGTCCTCTACTACACCCACACTAACAATTAG
- the LOC128261880 gene encoding MIF4G domain-containing protein isoform X3: MGQYGNVNRRQAGLSLGSMPGLKANQHRSILVTHPISASSLGGQLPLMNSPSSGNILHTTNRVKFAPEPRGHKVANHNQFGQLNNNNYGQPYQANLNGIDPYMNGNSLQRSKSLSSADALTRGMAGLGLGLGNEVADIGQFTPEIQALIETALEDPNKLNSRCLMELTSQFIKRAVESRRFALPISRLCLNIIAREQKETFLEALLNTCRQWYQEREKLLFAIQGMKSPSRVRFTAFMAFLTEMFCQLKRRQLQLRTHHEGTPPPLVLLSLLSKCCEDCVRPPIRSLSEIECLFYVLTCIGQDMEQQLPQQLELLMGLVRDAFLNAGESAASIRRTLLQLIELKASHWQLPGNTVLYYTHTNN, encoded by the exons ATGGGTCAGTACGGAAACGTGAACCGCCGCCAGGCCGGACTCTCGCTCGGCAGCATGCCGGGACTGAAGGCCAACCAGCATCGCTCGATCTTGGTGACGCATCCAATCAGTGCCAGTTCCCTCGGCGGTCAGCTGCCGCTCATGAACTCGCCCTCCAGTGGCAATATACTGCAT ACAACAAACCGTGTGAAGTTTGCTCCCGAGCCAAGAGGTCACAAAGTGGCCAACCATAATCAGTTTGGCCAgctcaacaacaacaactatgGACAGCCCTACCAAGCAAATCTGAATGGAATCGATCCGTACATGAATGGAAATTCGCTGCAACGCTCCAAATCTTTGTCGTCGGCGGATGCCCTAACTAGGGGCATGGCCGGATTGGGCCTGGGTTTGGGCAACGAGGTGGCCGACATTGGACAGTTCACGCCAGAGATCCAGGCGCTGATTGAGACGGCTCTGGAGGATCCGAACAAACTGAACTCGCGCTGCCTGATGGAACTCACTTCGCAGTTCATCAAGCGAGCGGTGGAGAGTCGCCGCTTCGCCCTGCCAATCTCGCGGCTGTGTCTGAACATCATCGCCCGGGAACAGAAGGAGACGTTTCTGGAGGCACTCCTCAACACCTGCCGCCAGTGGTACCAGGAGCGCGAAAAG CTGCTATTTGCCATCCAGGGAATGAAGTCGCCATCCCGGGTGCGTTTCACCGCCTTCATGGCCTTCCTCACGGAGATGTTTTGCCAACTGAAACGCCGGCAGCTGCAACTGCGCACCCACCACGAGGGCACTCCTCCGCCATTGGTCCTGCTTAGCCTGCTGTCCAAGTGCTGCGAGGACTGCGTGCGCCCACCCATAAGATCTCTCTCAGAG ATTGAGTGCCTGTTCTATGTGCTTACCTGCATTGGCCAGGACatggagcagcagctgccacAGCAGCTGGAGTTGCTCATGGGTCTCGTGCGCGATGCCTTCCTCAATGCCGGAGAATCGGCGGCCTCCATTCGGCGCACCCTTCTCCAGCTCATCGAGCTCAAGGCCTCCCACTGGCAGCTGCCCGGCAACACGGTCCTCTACTACACCCACACTAACAATTAG